A genomic window from Candidatus Zixiibacteriota bacterium includes:
- a CDS encoding pilus assembly PilX N-terminal domain-containing protein, whose amino-acid sequence MGNLRLNEQGGALLITLCLLVMLTMAAIMAVNTAQTDIELSFNQLQSDQAFYVAEAGLRRAFVQLNDDNDWNTGYANVSFENGLYWVAIVDSFTDVDLVDTVKIRATAKKDEGFANLEAVVVPTYEYPFQWAVYSEQNINLGNNTCTDSWDSELGDYDATVDSTDGDIASNGTITLDEIASVGGDVSTSVDSGIFVGINADVWGTTTDDVPEFHLDPITQEDMDWAASVSAASTGMSGDYTYNMADTSLTVGATEVVTLQSGVYYFTDITLENSAVLEIAPGADVIIYMTGSLTLEEAAQVNPTQPPPSLLIFSTGGIYTQGQDTEISAAFYGPDAELVLENSCEVFGSIVANTVDMTNIACVHYDKALSEVRGKKTGEMKMVAWREF is encoded by the coding sequence TTGGGGAACCTCAGATTAAACGAACAAGGCGGCGCGCTGTTAATCACCCTTTGTTTGCTCGTCATGCTGACAATGGCAGCCATTATGGCGGTGAATACCGCTCAAACAGATATTGAATTGTCCTTTAACCAGCTCCAGTCGGACCAGGCTTTCTATGTGGCTGAAGCCGGGCTCCGAAGGGCTTTCGTGCAGTTAAACGATGACAACGACTGGAACACCGGCTACGCCAACGTCTCCTTCGAAAACGGCCTGTACTGGGTGGCTATTGTCGATAGTTTCACCGATGTCGATCTGGTGGACACAGTCAAGATCAGAGCGACCGCGAAAAAGGATGAAGGCTTCGCCAACCTTGAGGCAGTTGTCGTTCCTACCTATGAATATCCGTTCCAGTGGGCCGTCTACAGCGAACAGAACATCAATCTCGGAAACAACACCTGCACCGACTCATGGGACTCGGAACTGGGCGACTACGACGCCACCGTTGACTCAACCGATGGCGACATCGCCTCCAATGGCACCATCACCCTTGACGAAATCGCCAGTGTCGGCGGAGATGTTTCCACTTCGGTAGATAGTGGCATCTTTGTCGGAATTAACGCCGATGTCTGGGGAACAACAACTGACGATGTTCCCGAATTTCATCTCGATCCAATCACCCAGGAAGATATGGACTGGGCCGCCAGTGTCAGCGCTGCTTCAACAGGTATGTCCGGCGATTATACCTATAATATGGCGGATACATCTCTGACCGTCGGCGCGACCGAAGTTGTCACGCTGCAAAGCGGTGTGTACTATTTTACAGACATCACGCTTGAAAACAGCGCGGTTCTGGAAATCGCCCCCGGAGCCGATGTTATCATCTATATGACGGGAAGCCTCACTCTCGAGGAGGCGGCACAGGTCAACCCGACTCAGCCGCCCCCGAGCTTGCTGATCTTCTCCACCGGTGGAATTTACACTCAGGGTCAGGACACCGAGATAAGCGCGGCGTTCTATGGCCCCGATGCCGAACTGGTCCTGGAAAACAGCTGCGAGGTCTTTGGATCGATTGTAGCCAATACCGTAGATATGACCAATATCGCCTGTGTGCACTATGATAAGGCCCTCTCTGAAGTCAGGGGGAAGAAAACAGGCGAAATGAAAATGGTGGCCTGGAGAGAATTCTAA
- a CDS encoding transglutaminase family protein has protein sequence MRRTLTYLFITALIIGCVSTQSFTADYAESSRSDYSLCDLPSIPEQDVDIGLWALVIAKECDSSVQINKYLHTLDTMALRIQYMVGPREGDMVRLLMTKMYQFEPGEWNSGNIFSYDLNDPFGEQPGARLLTTYLDTRKGNCVSMPTLFLALMERVAPDVPFNGVSAPLHLFCRLHDRQDGNIWNVESTNGGEPAREQWYIKTLGISRLAIDSGSYMRDLTKKDFIAELLGILVSKYRNAREYEKALDFAELMLKLNPRSLNGLVQKGALLAWVGLTLQEQLMVQQRHPSAEEADKLGLYKVESDKYIERARTLGWEPETPGSREDYLRTIRAAQSIGSK, from the coding sequence TTGCGGCGGACACTCACATACCTGTTTATCACAGCCCTTATCATCGGATGCGTTTCTACGCAAAGCTTTACTGCAGACTATGCCGAGAGCAGCCGGTCTGATTACAGCCTTTGCGATTTGCCATCGATACCTGAACAAGATGTTGATATCGGCCTGTGGGCTCTTGTAATTGCCAAAGAATGCGACAGCAGTGTCCAGATAAACAAATATCTTCACACCCTCGACACGATGGCATTGCGAATTCAGTATATGGTCGGACCCCGTGAAGGTGACATGGTTCGACTGCTGATGACGAAAATGTACCAATTCGAACCGGGCGAATGGAATAGCGGCAATATTTTTTCGTATGATCTGAATGACCCCTTTGGTGAACAGCCCGGAGCCAGGCTTCTTACGACCTATTTGGATACCCGCAAGGGCAATTGCGTTAGTATGCCTACGCTCTTTCTGGCCCTTATGGAGAGAGTAGCTCCCGACGTGCCTTTCAACGGTGTCTCAGCACCCCTTCATCTGTTTTGCCGATTGCATGATCGCCAGGATGGCAATATTTGGAATGTTGAATCGACTAATGGCGGTGAACCCGCCAGAGAGCAGTGGTATATTAAAACCCTTGGAATCAGCAGGTTGGCCATTGACAGTGGATCATATATGCGTGACCTTACCAAGAAGGACTTTATCGCTGAGCTACTGGGTATCTTAGTCTCGAAGTATCGAAATGCCCGTGAATACGAAAAAGCGCTGGATTTTGCGGAACTTATGCTGAAACTGAACCCCAGATCATTGAATGGTTTGGTACAAAAAGGAGCACTGTTGGCTTGGGTGGGCCTCACGTTACAGGAACAATTGATGGTACAGCAGCGTCATCCATCAGCGGAAGAGGCCGACAAGTTAGGGCTTTACAAGGTGGAGTCAGACAAATATATTGAAAGAGCACGAACTCTCGGATGGGAGCCCGAGACACCGGGGTCGCGGGAGGATTACCTGAGAACCATAAGAGCGGCACAATCTATAGGATCGAAATGA
- a CDS encoding FapA family protein, translating into MVSDAGQLATTPRRRVAVTVTKDSMTASIILREPPVEDPPITVEEILEEIEKAEITYGLDRSAIEKAVEESAFNEPITVAKGIPPKRGENSQFAYHFDTSHDHRPDVDRDGRIDYKNIHFVQNIEKGGLLVSKTPPTPCIPGYNVYGKPIKGVDGRDIPFKHGINTVVSEDGMKLLAAASGAIIYLYGKVAVNDVMTVKGDVDFNVGNIDCRGSVRVQGGIKTGFELKIDGDLEVNGNVEDCDIDVKGNIMIKGGFFGKGEGKMRADGDIFLKYAEGQRIEAGGDIYVGGEVINCRIIAGGNVWVKGKKGKIVGGDVKAYKEIKASFLGSNVGTVTRLAVAYDAALMQKYEENVAETKRLQEDMAKVKEALYTLYRQQIDGKLSPQQQEALGQLEKLKEDIPATLDKLAEEMTQIEDTLAQLEGAAIIAEDTLYPGVRAAFGIVYKEILKDAKKCRLKLEGKRILVAPYE; encoded by the coding sequence ATGGTCAGTGACGCCGGCCAACTTGCCACCACACCGCGGCGCAGGGTCGCTGTGACGGTTACTAAAGACTCAATGACCGCCTCTATTATTCTGCGCGAACCGCCCGTTGAAGACCCGCCGATTACCGTCGAGGAAATCCTCGAAGAAATCGAAAAGGCGGAAATCACCTATGGCCTGGACAGGTCAGCCATCGAAAAAGCTGTCGAAGAATCCGCCTTCAACGAGCCCATAACGGTGGCAAAGGGAATTCCCCCGAAACGGGGCGAAAACTCCCAATTTGCCTATCACTTCGATACCAGCCACGACCATCGCCCCGATGTCGATCGTGACGGCCGCATCGACTACAAAAACATTCACTTCGTCCAGAACATCGAAAAAGGCGGTCTGCTGGTGAGCAAAACACCGCCAACACCCTGCATCCCCGGATACAATGTCTACGGCAAGCCTATCAAGGGTGTCGATGGCAGGGATATCCCCTTCAAACACGGCATCAACACGGTTGTCTCAGAGGACGGCATGAAACTTCTGGCCGCCGCCAGCGGCGCCATCATCTATCTCTATGGCAAAGTGGCCGTCAATGACGTTATGACTGTAAAAGGCGACGTGGATTTCAATGTCGGAAATATCGATTGCCGCGGCTCGGTTCGGGTTCAGGGAGGCATTAAAACCGGGTTCGAGTTGAAGATCGACGGCGATCTCGAAGTCAACGGCAATGTCGAAGACTGCGATATCGATGTCAAAGGAAATATCATGATCAAAGGCGGCTTCTTCGGAAAAGGCGAAGGGAAAATGCGCGCCGACGGCGACATCTTCCTGAAATATGCCGAAGGGCAGCGTATCGAGGCTGGCGGCGATATCTACGTGGGAGGTGAGGTAATTAACTGCCGGATTATAGCCGGTGGAAATGTCTGGGTGAAAGGTAAAAAAGGAAAGATTGTCGGGGGAGATGTTAAAGCCTACAAGGAAATCAAAGCCAGTTTCCTTGGCTCGAATGTTGGGACCGTCACCCGCCTGGCCGTAGCCTACGATGCCGCTCTTATGCAGAAGTACGAGGAAAACGTCGCCGAGACAAAACGGCTGCAAGAGGATATGGCTAAAGTAAAAGAGGCTCTCTACACCCTTTACCGGCAGCAAATCGACGGCAAACTCAGCCCGCAGCAACAGGAAGCCCTGGGGCAACTCGAAAAACTAAAAGAGGATATCCCGGCCACCCTGGACAAACTGGCCGAAGAAATGACTCAAATCGAAGATACCCTGGCCCAACTCGAGGGTGCGGCCATAATCGCCGAAGATACCCTCTATCCCGGGGTCAGGGCGGCCTTCGGGATTGTCTACAAGGAAATCCTCAAAGACGCCAAAAAATGCCGCCTGAAACTCGAAGGCAAGAGGATCCTCGTGGCCCCTTATGAATAA
- a CDS encoding GAF domain-containing protein — translation MKPKRSSKAARTTTSELALVAEIASACRKAAPDAETFSFILGRLKKLVAFDAATVFLFDRDSKQLKETASLGHRVVALDFFNIDGGQGLTGWTAHSGKPTVLSDRTGRRDFNPDTDLASFLSVPLTVSDEVIGVINLGSNTPGAFGAEQADVMMTVANHIGLSLEKLAYQKKFEDLTRRTAKIIVCPDGAETITLPRQQILDLSKTIAVINHDINNSLSVLLGNLQCMLMEATTFEQKTLSRIKRMENATNKLRAINEKILELYNDIRSTAEDAGQDEPRDKEMAVRNV, via the coding sequence ATGAAGCCAAAACGTTCGTCAAAAGCAGCACGCACCACGACAAGCGAACTCGCGCTGGTGGCCGAAATCGCGTCCGCATGCCGCAAGGCTGCGCCGGATGCCGAAACTTTCAGCTTCATCCTGGGCAGACTGAAAAAACTTGTGGCTTTCGACGCCGCGACCGTCTTCCTGTTCGATCGCGACTCAAAGCAGCTCAAGGAAACGGCCAGCCTGGGCCATCGAGTCGTCGCCCTGGACTTTTTCAATATTGACGGCGGACAGGGACTGACCGGCTGGACTGCGCACAGCGGGAAACCCACCGTGCTTTCCGACCGGACCGGACGAAGAGATTTCAACCCCGATACCGATCTCGCCTCGTTTCTTTCGGTGCCGCTGACGGTTTCCGATGAAGTCATCGGCGTCATAAACCTGGGAAGCAACACCCCCGGGGCTTTCGGCGCCGAGCAGGCTGACGTTATGATGACGGTGGCCAATCATATCGGACTCTCACTCGAAAAACTCGCCTACCAGAAAAAATTCGAGGATCTGACCAGGCGAACAGCGAAAATTATAGTGTGCCCCGATGGCGCGGAGACCATCACTTTGCCCAGACAACAAATTCTGGACCTCTCCAAAACCATCGCGGTTATCAACCACGACATAAACAATTCACTCTCCGTATTGCTCGGCAATCTCCAGTGCATGTTGATGGAAGCAACCACCTTCGAACAGAAGACTCTTTCCAGGATCAAACGCATGGAAAACGCCACCAACAAACTCAGAGCGATCAACGAGAAAATCCTTGAGCTTTATAATGACATTCGCTCTACGGCCGAGGATGCCGGGCAGGACGAGCCCCGTGACAAAGAGATGGCGGTAAGAAATGTATGA
- a CDS encoding response regulator, whose protein sequence is MAQEYIKKLNEMAEQRGDPFRVLIVDDEKWIQEVFRDFCELTSAFTVEMADNGADAIEKARSNNYDLITLDLIMPEMSGLEVLAAIKQVSPHVPVMIITGNATEKIVNEAGVMGACRVMYKPIMLENFIAEVMATLNK, encoded by the coding sequence ATGGCGCAAGAGTACATTAAAAAACTCAACGAGATGGCCGAGCAGCGGGGCGACCCGTTCAGGGTCTTGATTGTCGACGACGAGAAATGGATTCAGGAGGTCTTTCGCGATTTCTGCGAACTGACCAGCGCCTTCACGGTAGAAATGGCCGATAACGGCGCCGATGCTATCGAGAAAGCGCGAAGCAACAACTATGACCTGATCACCCTCGACCTCATAATGCCCGAAATGTCGGGACTCGAGGTCCTGGCTGCCATCAAGCAGGTCTCTCCGCACGTTCCCGTCATGATTATCACGGGAAACGCCACGGAGAAAATAGTCAACGAGGCCGGCGTAATGGGCGCCTGCCGCGTTATGTACAAACCCATCATGCTCGAAAACTTCATCGCTGAGGTGATGGCCACTCTCAACAAATGA
- a CDS encoding response regulator, translating to MKSSVSVLIVDDEEMMRNLLEKILAREGYNILTAEDGVAALEILNSNQIDLVISDMKMPRMNGFELLKHVKQEHPQTGVIIMTAYGDTYTVKDALLLGADEYITKPFKSYEISLVVERAYWRLLSSKGRVSQAT from the coding sequence ATGAAAAGCTCCGTGTCCGTGTTGATTGTCGATGACGAAGAGATGATGCGTAATCTGCTTGAGAAAATCCTGGCGCGCGAAGGGTATAATATCCTTACCGCTGAAGACGGCGTCGCGGCCCTGGAAATCCTCAACTCCAACCAGATCGATCTCGTCATCTCCGATATGAAAATGCCGCGTATGAACGGATTCGAGCTTCTGAAGCACGTTAAGCAGGAACACCCGCAAACCGGGGTGATTATCATGACGGCATACGGTGATACCTATACTGTCAAGGACGCTCTGCTGCTTGGAGCCGACGAATATATCACCAAACCGTTCAAAAGCTATGAGATCTCGCTCGTCGTTGAACGAGCCTACTGGCGACTCTTATCCTCAAAAGGGAGAGTGTCCCAGGCAACCTGA
- a CDS encoding histidine kinase dimerization/phospho-acceptor domain-containing protein, translating to MYDAVAQTGPAAANASLWQALDCVDVGLFLLNRDGFLIRYNRAAARIFALSADNWGQQHISAIDTILATGLAGMVPGILDNSRSFCQKNIACTNPNGLYLVLDICCKAVPPQSGEPEMILGVVRESDSSQTLGPDSVDDFEDLNILSTVASSLSSSCELEQILEVILTGATASQGLGFNRAFLFLYDSESLCLKGHLAVGPTSAEEAGNIWRDLESRGLSLDQLLQPETRDSLRKVDSTNKLIENMTFDLTKESMIATACRQGAWINLAAGDEIDPLTASFLDRLGSRNMALVPMVSKGHLTGLLAADCAITGKPISDGAVQLLQILANQAAVAMERSRLYEEQIARASQLEQLNILLGESQDHIIKMEKLSIIGELTAAIAHELRNPLAVVGGFANLMLKSDTSEEQKQYLQIIASETARSEAILNQVLDFHKASMCDQSEFSFSELVDKNLKLLKGRLRKLDVNITLSLAPQPMKIFGNYDQLSHAFYQFFRLVAEDLIPPGSAEVRTERKNNTALMLIKLNVEGRDREKTVKALKQVFSENKASLRLMILVAGETIRYHGGSFGINCEGSSAPTVFVELPLAQEK from the coding sequence ATGTATGATGCCGTAGCACAGACCGGACCGGCCGCCGCCAATGCCTCCCTCTGGCAGGCGTTGGATTGCGTCGATGTCGGCCTGTTTCTTTTGAACCGCGACGGGTTCCTGATACGCTACAACAGGGCGGCCGCGAGAATCTTCGCGCTCAGCGCCGACAACTGGGGGCAACAACACATATCGGCTATCGATACTATCCTGGCAACCGGCCTGGCCGGCATGGTCCCCGGTATTCTCGATAACTCGCGGTCATTCTGTCAGAAAAATATCGCATGCACCAATCCCAACGGTCTTTATCTGGTGCTCGACATATGCTGCAAGGCGGTTCCGCCGCAGTCCGGAGAGCCGGAAATGATCCTCGGCGTCGTAAGAGAATCCGACTCGAGCCAGACGCTTGGTCCTGATTCCGTTGACGATTTCGAAGATCTCAATATTCTCTCCACCGTGGCGTCGTCACTGTCGTCATCGTGTGAACTCGAACAAATACTCGAGGTTATCCTCACGGGAGCCACCGCGTCGCAGGGACTCGGGTTCAATCGTGCTTTTCTTTTTCTGTACGATTCAGAGTCGCTCTGCCTTAAGGGTCATCTCGCTGTGGGACCCACCTCGGCCGAGGAGGCTGGTAATATCTGGCGCGATCTCGAATCGCGGGGACTCTCGCTGGACCAACTCCTCCAGCCGGAAACGAGAGACTCGCTGCGCAAAGTGGATTCGACCAACAAGCTCATCGAAAATATGACCTTTGACCTGACAAAGGAATCGATGATCGCCACCGCCTGCCGGCAGGGAGCCTGGATTAATCTCGCGGCCGGCGACGAGATCGACCCTCTCACGGCATCGTTTCTGGATCGACTCGGAAGTCGCAACATGGCTCTCGTCCCCATGGTCAGCAAAGGACATCTGACCGGCTTGCTGGCCGCCGACTGCGCCATTACCGGAAAACCCATATCCGATGGAGCGGTCCAGCTACTTCAAATCCTGGCAAACCAGGCTGCCGTCGCCATGGAGCGTTCCCGACTGTATGAAGAACAGATCGCCCGCGCCTCCCAGCTCGAACAACTGAATATCCTTCTGGGTGAATCCCAGGACCACATTATCAAGATGGAGAAGCTGTCGATCATCGGAGAACTGACGGCTGCCATCGCCCACGAACTTCGCAACCCTCTGGCTGTCGTCGGCGGTTTTGCCAATCTTATGCTCAAGTCCGACACCAGCGAAGAGCAGAAACAGTATCTGCAGATTATCGCCAGCGAGACAGCCCGCAGCGAGGCTATCCTCAACCAGGTTCTGGATTTTCACAAGGCCAGCATGTGCGACCAGAGCGAATTCAGCTTCTCCGAACTGGTCGATAAAAACCTCAAATTGCTCAAAGGCCGGCTGCGCAAACTCGACGTGAATATTACTCTTTCGCTAGCTCCCCAGCCGATGAAAATTTTCGGCAACTATGACCAGCTTTCGCATGCGTTCTACCAGTTCTTCAGGCTCGTGGCCGAAGATCTCATCCCACCCGGCAGCGCCGAGGTCAGAACCGAACGCAAGAATAATACGGCACTGATGTTGATAAAGTTAAATGTCGAGGGACGTGACCGCGAAAAGACGGTCAAAGCCCTCAAACAAGTATTCAGCGAAAACAAGGCGTCGCTGCGCCTTATGATTCTGGTGGCCGGCGAAACCATAAGGTACCACGGCGGCTCGTTTGGAATCAATTGCGAGGGAAGCAGCGCCCCGACCGTATTCGTTGAACTCCCCCTAGCACAGGAGAAATAG
- a CDS encoding prepilin-type N-terminal cleavage/methylation domain-containing protein produces MLTDRINYSRKESGFTLIELLIAVLITGILAAAAFQFYVTMHQQVITQQEISDMQQVCRSSLQEIGKTLRMAGYLLDTHPDWETNGCSLSVYFSATDTIDDADTVLYFLQEYSDTEYVAIPHLPVGTKLYKLMKQENSGSPQVFSDFITSINFVPIGTSEMAVTIQVQTTKWDESWDSNNGFRIFSNTERVNMRNVSM; encoded by the coding sequence ATGCTTACGGATAGAATCAATTACTCTCGTAAAGAATCCGGTTTCACCCTGATCGAACTGCTAATCGCGGTGCTGATTACCGGCATACTGGCGGCGGCCGCTTTCCAGTTCTATGTTACCATGCATCAGCAGGTCATAACCCAGCAGGAAATATCCGACATGCAGCAGGTCTGCCGCTCAAGCCTTCAGGAAATCGGAAAGACCTTGCGCATGGCGGGATACCTGCTTGACACTCACCCGGACTGGGAGACCAACGGCTGCAGCCTTTCGGTCTATTTCAGTGCCACCGATACTATCGATGACGCCGACACGGTGCTTTACTTCCTTCAGGAGTATTCGGACACCGAGTATGTCGCCATCCCGCACCTGCCCGTGGGAACCAAGCTCTATAAACTGATGAAACAGGAAAACAGCGGCTCACCGCAGGTGTTCTCCGACTTCATTACTTCTATCAATTTCGTACCGATCGGCACCAGCGAGATGGCGGTCACAATTCAGGTGCAGACAACCAAATGGGATGAGTCGTGGGATTCCAATAACGGCTTTAGAATTTTTTCCAATACGGAGCGCGTAAACATGCGAAATGTCTCGATGTGA
- a CDS encoding pilus assembly PilX N-terminal domain-containing protein encodes MKQLQSSNGGALLITLGLMLILTIAAIMAVNTAQTDIDLSFNQLNGDLAFYVAEAGLKRAFVDLNADNDLDTAYSQVSFERGFYSTIIIHGDTAQPMYDTVTIRSAGSVEDANANITALVVPELIYPFQFAMFGEDGINMVNNTCTDSYNSDSGTYATTVDTLTGGDIASNGTIFLDQSAYVAGDATTSDAGGITVCATCTVIGVTDDSIDPYVLDSIPQSDFDDAAADNDNMTGITGDFAWTAPMPSLILGTSDTAYLHTGVYYLKDITLTANSCLMVAPGESAVIYLDGTLTLENNTSVNPTEDPADCMIFSDGQIVSVGNDTELYVAFYGPDADVDLGQSCDWYGSIIAESIDALNTGSIHYDMALAEVPYGTTGKMLMIAWQEN; translated from the coding sequence ATGAAGCAGCTTCAGAGCAGCAACGGTGGGGCGCTACTTATAACATTGGGGCTTATGTTAATTTTGACGATTGCGGCAATTATGGCGGTAAATACGGCACAGACAGATATAGACCTGTCGTTCAACCAGCTGAACGGCGACCTGGCATTCTATGTCGCCGAAGCGGGACTCAAAAGAGCCTTTGTGGACCTCAACGCGGACAATGATCTCGATACGGCCTACTCACAGGTGAGTTTCGAGCGGGGGTTTTACTCCACCATCATTATCCACGGCGATACGGCTCAGCCGATGTATGATACCGTCACCATCAGGTCGGCGGGTTCAGTCGAAGATGCCAACGCGAATATCACCGCCCTCGTTGTACCTGAACTGATTTACCCGTTCCAGTTTGCCATGTTCGGCGAAGATGGTATCAATATGGTCAACAACACGTGCACTGACTCCTACAATTCTGACTCCGGTACCTATGCTACAACCGTTGATACGCTCACGGGCGGCGATATTGCCTCCAACGGCACAATCTTTCTTGATCAGTCGGCCTATGTCGCCGGCGATGCTACCACCTCCGATGCCGGCGGGATTACCGTCTGTGCCACATGCACAGTCATCGGCGTTACCGATGATAGCATTGACCCGTATGTACTCGACAGCATCCCGCAATCCGATTTCGATGATGCCGCGGCCGACAACGATAATATGACCGGTATCACCGGTGACTTTGCCTGGACCGCGCCCATGCCGTCTCTTATACTCGGGACATCTGACACGGCCTACCTCCACACCGGTGTATACTATCTTAAAGATATAACGCTCACCGCGAACTCGTGTCTGATGGTGGCGCCGGGCGAATCTGCCGTGATTTATCTCGATGGGACTCTCACTCTGGAGAATAACACCTCCGTGAATCCGACCGAAGATCCGGCCGACTGTATGATATTCTCCGACGGACAAATCGTGTCGGTAGGTAACGATACGGAACTGTACGTTGCGTTCTACGGCCCCGATGCCGATGTCGACCTGGGACAGAGTTGCGATTGGTACGGCTCGATAATCGCGGAATCGATAGACGCGCTCAACACCGGCAGTATTCACTACGACATGGCATTGGCGGAAGTGCCCTATGGCACAACCGGCAAGATGTTGATGATCGCCTGGCAGGAGAATTAG
- a CDS encoding PilZ domain-containing protein codes for MKSDDRVKFVSEIDIGDQKVEVRKPFKMEYENKRRFIRLEITGPVDMKSVKDCLSNFTPEDEYHLQGNILNISAGGVLVDLDQPLNNADIVLMRLTLQGSLKLDNILGVVKRIEKDDEGYLAGIEFIARENLKDLLSQAELDLLSENISGFEDRVHEVLSRYLYTDSAAQ; via the coding sequence ATGAAGAGCGATGACAGAGTCAAGTTCGTCTCCGAGATCGACATCGGGGACCAAAAAGTTGAAGTCAGAAAACCCTTCAAGATGGAATACGAAAACAAGCGCCGGTTTATCCGCCTGGAAATTACCGGTCCTGTTGACATGAAGTCCGTCAAAGACTGTCTGTCGAATTTCACCCCGGAAGATGAATACCACCTCCAGGGCAATATCCTCAATATCTCCGCCGGGGGCGTTTTGGTCGATCTGGACCAGCCTCTCAACAACGCCGATATCGTACTGATGCGACTCACCCTTCAGGGAAGCCTGAAGCTTGATAACATCCTCGGCGTCGTCAAGCGGATCGAAAAGGATGATGAAGGATACCTGGCCGGTATCGAATTCATCGCCAGGGAAAATCTCAAAGACCTGCTCTCCCAGGCCGAGCTTGACCTCCTCAGCGAGAATATCAGCGGTTTCGAAGACAGGGTACACGAGGTTCTCAGCCGTTATCTGTACACCGATTCGGCTGCCCAATAA
- a CDS encoding response regulator: MPGNILIVDDDDSLRLLYKAELTRDGYTVETASNAEEALQQVSRQNYALAIVDIEMPGMSGLELLGKLRQAAPDTCLVVNSAYSTYKADFNSWLADRYVVKSSDLEPLKQNIRELMVTGEQGTR, from the coding sequence ATGCCAGGCAATATTCTCATAGTGGATGACGATGACAGCCTGAGACTGCTCTACAAGGCCGAATTGACAAGGGATGGCTATACTGTAGAGACTGCGAGCAACGCCGAGGAGGCTTTACAGCAGGTCTCGCGACAAAATTACGCCCTGGCAATTGTCGATATCGAAATGCCGGGTATGTCCGGGTTGGAACTGTTGGGGAAACTGCGTCAAGCAGCGCCCGACACCTGCCTGGTCGTCAATTCGGCCTACAGCACCTACAAGGCCGACTTCAACTCCTGGCTGGCCGACCGGTATGTCGTCAAATCGTCGGATCTTGAGCCGCTGAAACAGAATATTCGAGAATTGATGGTGACAGGTGAACAAGGAACAAGATAG
- a CDS encoding prepilin-type N-terminal cleavage/methylation domain-containing protein, with amino-acid sequence MFNKQRNRISEDHGLSLLEVLISMVVLAVGILGLAPMVVLSIEGNSISRDFSIATELAKQQLERYEAMGVLMPADVSQPETFELPMETVSLTDTLGYQRRIILTPADAVASNPPSLCKVDVIIQWTDKMGTPRSTKHSTYMTND; translated from the coding sequence ATGTTTAATAAACAAAGAAACCGAATCTCGGAAGACCATGGCCTGAGCCTTCTGGAAGTGCTCATCAGTATGGTCGTGCTTGCAGTGGGAATTCTGGGACTAGCACCTATGGTTGTCCTCTCGATCGAAGGAAACAGCATCTCCCGCGATTTCTCCATCGCCACCGAGCTTGCCAAACAGCAACTCGAACGCTACGAAGCTATGGGTGTCCTGATGCCGGCGGATGTCTCACAACCCGAGACTTTTGAACTGCCGATGGAGACTGTATCCCTCACCGATACGTTGGGATACCAGCGAAGAATTATCCTGACGCCGGCCGATGCTGTCGCGAGCAATCCTCCGTCACTGTGTAAGGTCGATGTAATCATCCAATGGACCGATAAAATGGGTACTCCGCGATCCACCAAACATTCCACGTACATGACCAACGATTGA